The Bdellovibrio bacteriovorus W nucleotide sequence ATACTGCGACGAGCCCCCCCGTATTTTTATCTTCAAAGTAGCTCATATCGAGTTCTTGAATATGATCGTAGGCTTCCGTGCGAAGCTCATGTTGAAGAGCTTGAGCAAGGCCGCGCCATTTAATGAGTAAGAGATATTCAAAAAGAGATTCACTGGCCCAAATAATGAGCGTCAGAAGAGATAAGACAATAAGTTGGGTGTGTGCCTCAACGACGCCGAGCTTTGCTAGGAAAGACTGTTCTTGATTAGTAACTACGTCGATGGCGATCCCGATAAGAATCTCAGGAGCGATGTCGAAGGCTTTATTAAGAAAAGAAAAAAGGGCGCCGAGCTTAAAATCTCTTTTGTATTTTGTAGCGTAATTCAGAAGGCGTTTAAATGAATTAAAGGAAGAGTTTTTCATGGGCACTATCTATCGTGCCCATAGGCTATCGTCTATTAAATATTCACAGGAAAAATAAAAGAAAACGAATTAAGATTTCTCTTCTAAAAACTTCTCTAGTTTTAGATTTGTATATTCAGGGAAATCAAGTTGAGTACAATGGGAGCCATAAGGAACCAATACAAACTCTGAGTTAGGAATTAAATCCTTCATGTGCGTTTGAAACTTAAGAGGCGTTACCATATCCCTTTCTCCAGAAAGAACAAGGGTTGGAATTTTCATATCAGGTAGAGTTACTTCACCATCATAATTCATTAAAGATTCAAAGAGATCGAGGAACACCTGTAGATTCAAGCGCGCGACACCTCTCATATAGACTTCAATATCTTTAAATTGTGTCAGGCGAAGGTTAAAACCCCCAGCAAGAGCGGCAATAGTCATAGACATGGGGTTATCAATTGCAACTTTCCAAAGAGAGTTCCACAGATCGGGCTGAGTTTTATATTGTTGTCTGACGAAACGATAGAAGGGTTCAACAACATCAAGGCCAAACATTCCTTTGATTGGATTTTTCGCAAAACCATTGATGAAAGTGAATGACTTAAATCTTTCTGGTTGAAGGCGATAACTATTAATTAAAATTGGCACACCAAAGCTGTGCCCCATGGCGTGGGCCTTTTTGATTTTTAAATGATCCATGAGGCCCAAAAGATCTTGGCTCAGAGAATCCATCGTTAACTCACTTAAGTTAACCACAGGGTTGCTCTTCTGATGCCCCCGAAGATCGAAAGTAATGACCTGATATTTTTTAGAAAAGAACTCAATCTGATGATGCCAGTGATTCATCAAGCAGGCGATGCCATAGACGAGAATGAGGGGCTCACCTTCACCACGAATCTCATAGTAAATGGAAGTCCCGTCAAAACTTGAAAAATGTCCTGTGACCTTGGGAGTTGTTTCCATAAGAATCCTTTAGAGGTAGCGCACTCGTAAAATACTATTGCCGAATGAAATTTGATCACCGTCTTTTAAGATATCGGAAGTGACAGTGAGGTTATTAAGCCGAACCTTATCCGGAGACAAGATCTTAAGCTCTACGCCGCCAGGGCTCGGAGTTAAAACAAATGCATCCTTGGGAGCATCAATATCTAAAAGCTCTAAATCCAGGGACTCTCCGCCGGCGTGCCTTGGCCCATATCCCAGGGTCCATTCTTGGTCAGTTTGAATTCCTTGAATAAATTTCAAATGCAGCGCGGGTGTAAAGCTTTGTACTTTTGCATACTGACTTGCAGGAGAAGGTAGAGTTTCGATAGCGGCTGTGAGTTTGTCGGCAAGTAAGCTGCGCCACGTTATAAGTCTGCTGAAGTCAATCGCCTCAGCTTCATCCACGGTGATAACTTTAAACTGAGTTCTTCCCACTTCGAAGATAACTCCTGGTAATAACGCCACTTTTTTTACACGGCGGCCATTAATATGGAGTCCATTGGAAGAGTCTAAGTCTAAGAGAACATACTGACCCTTGCCGTCTATTCCAAACTTAGCATGGGTTCCAGAGATCTTAGGGTCTTTGACGATGATATCGGCTTGGGAGCGGCCAATAGTAATCCCGTCCTCCGCTTTAAAGCGCGAGCCAGCATTAGGTCCCTCTAAGATTTCAATGAATGTAACCATTTAGATAGTCTAAAGCCGTATTTTCTTGGATTCAAATGCCTATTACTTGTGCTTGGTCTAAAGCCGTGTTAAACCGTTTGAACGAAAAAAGTCATCCTTGCTCCTGGGAAGAACTAGGGGCTGAATGGGGTGCCATTTAAGGCATCCATTTAAACCGAAGGGATAAAAATGGAACTTTCAAAAACAAAAGCAAAGATGCCATACGAAGTTGTTATTCTTATGCATCCAGATGCTACAGTTGAAGAACAAAAAGAACTTTTCAAAAAGAACAAAGGGACAATTGAATCTTTCGCAGGTTCAATCCACTCTCTTGAGACTTGGGGAAAAAGAACTTTAGCTACTCCAATTGGTAAGCTTAAAAAAGCAGTTTTCTTCCACTCTACATTCGAAGCTGACACTCAAGCGATTGCTGAGCTTGAGAGAACTATGCGTATCAACGACAAAGTTCTTCGCTTCATGCACACTCGTTTAGATGAGCGTGTTTCTTTGCCTAAATTCATGGAGACTTTCAAAAAAGGTCTTTCTGAGTCTGCGGCTCGTGAAAAAGAGCGCGAAGCAAAAGTTCAAGCTCGTAAAGCTGCGTTTGCTGCTGCTAAAGCAGAGCGCGCTGAACGTGCTGATTAATTAGTAGCGAGAAGCCATGAAGAAAAGTCAGCCCTTCCATAAGTTAATCACAGTTTCTAGTTTTGCGATTTTATTATCAATGACGACTGTGATCTTAGGGGCCCCTTTTCTTCGTACTTTACGCTCATTCTATGGTCCAAAAATCTATTGGAGTTTTGGATTCGTAGTTTCAGGAGTGGCGTGGCTCCTGAACGCTCAACCCCTAGCAATTTTTATAAGCTCCGTGTGGATGACTTTGGGAGTTTATACAGAATTTGAGCGCAAAGGGATGGGTTGGTGGTCCGCAGGGCTTACTGGGGTTTCCGCTGGCGCAGTGACTGCTGCATTAGGTATAGGCGGCGCATTCGGTATGCACGGGATTAACACGATTGATGAGTTAAATCGTTTGGCCGAGCAGTTTGTTCAACAGGTTCAGACAATGAATCCTGCAGTTAAATTGGATCCAAGTGTTTTAGTTCAGCAAATTCCATCTGGAGTAATTGTTATTTTAATAATTGCTTTAGCGATGGGACTTATTTTTGAGAGAAATGTTTTTTCATGGCTCAATTTGCCCCATGAAAAAGTCGGCTCTCAGCTCAAGTTGTTAGAATATCGTGTGCCTGATTATTTTATTTGGGTAGCGATGATTGCCTTCCTTCTAACGATGGTGAGTTTTGGCGGTAAGGCCATTGCAATCCTAGGTGTAAATATTGTGAACGTTGCAATCGTTCTTTATTTTTTTCAAGGTCTTGCAGTGTTAGAAGTGTTTTTGAGATACATGAAAGCCGGTGTTTTGATGCGATCTCTAAGCTACTTAATTTTAGTCGGCCAAATGATGCTCTTATTAAGTGTCGTTGGTTTAATGGATTACTGGATTGATTTCAGACGTCGTATTCACAAGATGAAAGCCGCTGAAAACAATTAGAAAATGAGGATCACATGAAAGTTATTCTTCAAAAAGATGTTAAGGATGTTGGAAGAGTTGGAGAACTAGTAAACGTTTCTGAAGGTTTTGCTAGAAACTTCCTTTTCCCTAGAAAATTGGCTTCTGAAGCAACTGAAAAGCGTATCAAAGAATACGATCACCTTAAGCGTGTTGCTGAGGCGAAAAAGAAAAAAGCTATGGCTGAGCGCCAAGCTATTCTTGCTAAAATCAACGGTACAACTGTAGCTTTCAAAATGGCTGCTGGTGAAACTGATCGTTTATTCGGTACTGTAACTACTTCTGATATTTCTAAAGAACTTCAGAAGCTTGGTCACAGCGTTGATCGCAGAGACATCATCTTGGATGAGCCAATCAAAGTATTGGGTCAACACAAGGCGATCGTACGTTTTACAGAAGGTATGGAAGCAAACATCCAGATCTCTGTTGAGCGCCAATAGTTTAGATACAAAAAATATGTATTTTTTACAGGGAGACTCTTTCAAGTCTCCCTGTTTTTATTTGAGCCCTTTTCACCTCTCCTATAAGAATTTCTAATATTAAATATTTGAAAATATGTATTGCACTGGTTCCATTTTGGGTGTTTAAGAGTGCCAAGTTGGAGGGGACATGAAATTTACAACTCTGGTTAGAAGAACACTTGGATTAGGCGCAACACTTTCTTTAATGGCGGCTTGTTCGCCAGCAACAAAGCAAAATGAAGTAAAATTGAATACTGACTCGACATCTATTATTGGTGGCGAAATCGTAGAAAAGTCTGATGTTATTTCTAAGTCGACAGTTGCTATCATTGCTTCTGTTGTGACAGTTGATAACGAAGAAGGACAATTCATCTGCACAGGCAGCATGTTGAAATCAAATATTGTTCTTACAGCAGCTCACTGTGTTCCTGAAGTTGGTGACATGTTCAAACAAGTTGAACTTTTTGTTATCTTCAATACAGATCTTCACCAAATGAAACCAACAGATGTTCGTAAAGTTATCGATTACGCAATTCACGATGACTACGGAACAGCAAATGAGTTCGGTGAAGATGATCACGATATGGCTTTGATCAAAATCTCAGGAACAATGCCTGCAGGTTATCAATTAGCTAAATTCCTTAACGATGAATCTGTTCTTAAACCAGGAGCAAAAGTAACTCTTGCTGGTTACGGACTTATCGAAACTGACGGTGTAAATACAAAAAGCGACGAGAAGCTACGCAAAGTAGATGTTGAGATCGTAGAAGATTTTGGTAAATACGAAGTTCTTCTTGATCAAACTCAAGGTAAAGGTGCATGTCACGGTGACTCTGGTGGCCCAGCATTCATCGAACTTAACGGCACTCAATACGTATGGGGTGTTACAAGCCGTGGAGCTGGTAAGAATGGTGTAGACGATTGTTCTTTAGTGAGTGTTTACACAAAAATCAAAGCTGAATCTGAGTTCAT carries:
- a CDS encoding alpha/beta fold family hydrolase (COG0596 Predicted hydrolases or acyltransferases (alpha/beta hydrolase superfamily)), which translates into the protein METTPKVTGHFSSFDGTSIYYEIRGEGEPLILVYGIACLMNHWHHQIEFFSKKYQVITFDLRGHQKSNPVVNLSELTMDSLSQDLLGLMDHLKIKKAHAMGHSFGVPILINSYRLQPERFKSFTFINGFAKNPIKGMFGLDVVEPFYRFVRQQYKTQPDLWNSLWKVAIDNPMSMTIAALAGGFNLRLTQFKDIEVYMRGVARLNLQVFLDLFESLMNYDGEVTLPDMKIPTLVLSGERDMVTPLKFQTHMKDLIPNSEFVLVPYGSHCTQLDFPEYTNLKLEKFLEEKS
- a CDS encoding hypothetical protein (COG1716 FOG: FHA domain), with product MVTFIEILEGPNAGSRFKAEDGITIGRSQADIIVKDPKISGTHAKFGIDGKGQYVLLDLDSSNGLHINGRRVKKVALLPGVIFEVGRTQFKVITVDEAEAIDFSRLITWRSLLADKLTAAIETLPSPASQYAKVQSFTPALHLKFIQGIQTDQEWTLGYGPRHAGGESLDLELLDIDAPKDAFVLTPSPGGVELKILSPDKVRLNNLTVTSDILKDGDQISFGNSILRVRYL
- a CDS encoding 30S ribosomal protein S6 (COG0360 Ribosomal protein S6), with the translated sequence MELSKTKAKMPYEVVILMHPDATVEEQKELFKKNKGTIESFAGSIHSLETWGKRTLATPIGKLKKAVFFHSTFEADTQAIAELERTMRINDKVLRFMHTRLDERVSLPKFMETFKKGLSESAAREKEREAKVQARKAAFAAAKAERAERAD
- a CDS encoding hypothetical protein (COG1415 Uncharacterized conserved protein) produces the protein MKKSQPFHKLITVSSFAILLSMTTVILGAPFLRTLRSFYGPKIYWSFGFVVSGVAWLLNAQPLAIFISSVWMTLGVYTEFERKGMGWWSAGLTGVSAGAVTAALGIGGAFGMHGINTIDELNRLAEQFVQQVQTMNPAVKLDPSVLVQQIPSGVIVILIIALAMGLIFERNVFSWLNLPHEKVGSQLKLLEYRVPDYFIWVAMIAFLLTMVSFGGKAIAILGVNIVNVAIVLYFFQGLAVLEVFLRYMKAGVLMRSLSYLILVGQMMLLLSVVGLMDYWIDFRRRIHKMKAAENN
- a CDS encoding 50S ribosomal protein L9 (COG0359 Ribosomal protein L9), whose translation is MKVILQKDVKDVGRVGELVNVSEGFARNFLFPRKLASEATEKRIKEYDHLKRVAEAKKKKAMAERQAILAKINGTTVAFKMAAGETDRLFGTVTTSDISKELQKLGHSVDRRDIILDEPIKVLGQHKAIVRFTEGMEANIQISVERQ
- a CDS encoding trypsin (COG5640 Secreted trypsin-like serine protease), whose protein sequence is MKFTTLVRRTLGLGATLSLMAACSPATKQNEVKLNTDSTSIIGGEIVEKSDVISKSTVAIIASVVTVDNEEGQFICTGSMLKSNIVLTAAHCVPEVGDMFKQVELFVIFNTDLHQMKPTDVRKVIDYAIHDDYGTANEFGEDDHDMALIKISGTMPAGYQLAKFLNDESVLKPGAKVTLAGYGLIETDGVNTKSDEKLRKVDVEIVEDFGKYEVLLDQTQGKGACHGDSGGPAFIELNGTQYVWGVTSRGAGKNGVDDCSLVSVYTKIKAESEFITKALNKLK